Part of the Devosia sp. SL43 genome, ACGTCATCATTCTGGGGGCGGGCATTGTTGGGGTGTCGACAGGCATTCACCTGCTGCGGCGCGGCCGTAGCGTGACGCTGATCGACAAGCGCGAGCCGGGGCGAGAGACCAGTTTCGGCAATGCCGGGATCATCCAGCGCGAGGGCGTGCGCCCGCATGCCTTCCCGCGCGATCTGGCCATGCTGATGCAGGTGGGGCTGCATCTGAGCACCGCCGCTCGCTACGAGCCCCTGGCCTTGCCGCGGCTGGCGCCAGCTTTGCTGCGCTATTGGTGGGCCAGTTCGCCCGAGAGCTACAAGCGGGTGGTGGCCAGCTATGCGCCGCTGATCGGCCGCTCGATCATCGCCCATCAGGATCTGATCGAGCAAGCCGGCCCGGATGCTGCGGCGCTGATCCAGAAGGGCGGCTGGTTTCTGGCGTTCCGCAGCGATGAAGGCCTGCGCAAGGAGGCGGCCAAGGCCCAGGCGGACAAGGAGCGCTTCGGCATCAGCCACCGCGTGGTCGAATGGCCTGAGCTCAAGACCATCGAGCCGGACCTCAAAGGCGGGCTGGCCGGCGCCATCCACTGGACCGACCCCTGGACGGTGACCAATCCGGGCGAGCTGGTATCGCAGTATTTCAAGCTCTTCGAAAAGCTGGGCGGCACCTTCGTGCAGGGCGAAGCCAAGGATTTGACCCAGGATGCGTCCGGTTGGAGCGTCACCGCCAATGGCGCGCGCCTGTCAGGCAAGCAGGCCGTGGTGGCCCTTGGGCCGTGGGCGCCTGATCTCCTCGACAAGCTGGGCTATCGCCTGCCGCTCTTCGTCAAGCGCGGCTACCACATGCATTACGGCACCGAAGGCAATGCCAAGCTCAACAACCTGCTGCTCGACGCCGAAGTTGGCTATGTCATCGCCCCCATGGCACGGGGTATCCGCCTTACCACCGGCGCCGAATTCGCCCTGCGCGATGCCGCGCCGACCCCGATCCAGCTCGGCAAGGCCGAAGCGGCCGCCAAGGAACTGTTCCCCCTGGGCGACCGCCGCGATCCCGAGCCGTGGAAGGGCGCGCGACCCTGCACCCCTGACATGATGCCCATCATCGGCAAGGCTCCCAAGCATGACGGGCTCTATGCCGGCATCGGCCACGCCCATCACGGTTTCACCCTGGGCCCGGCGACTGGCGAATTGCTGGCCCAGGCGATGACCGGCGAGAAAACCGCCATCGATATCAAGCCATTCGGCATGGAGCGGTTCCTCTGAGCCGCGCCATCGTCTAGGGTACTGCCATGGCAGATAGTTATCGAGCGTGGCTGCGCGGCGCGGTCAAATGGCAGCAGATCGCAGTGATCGACCTCAAGGAAATCGACGGCACCGGCAAGCGCCTACAGGCAGCAGGCCTCAAGACGCTGGGCGAAATCGACGCGATGGAAGGCGCCGACCTGTTGAAGCTGCCGGGCCTGGGTATCGGCGTGATCAAGAAGACGCGCGGCATCATCAAGACCTGCAAGGCAGTGGAACGGAGGCGAAAATCGGCC contains:
- a CDS encoding NAD(P)/FAD-dependent oxidoreductase, with product MSDVIILGAGIVGVSTGIHLLRRGRSVTLIDKREPGRETSFGNAGIIQREGVRPHAFPRDLAMLMQVGLHLSTAARYEPLALPRLAPALLRYWWASSPESYKRVVASYAPLIGRSIIAHQDLIEQAGPDAAALIQKGGWFLAFRSDEGLRKEAAKAQADKERFGISHRVVEWPELKTIEPDLKGGLAGAIHWTDPWTVTNPGELVSQYFKLFEKLGGTFVQGEAKDLTQDASGWSVTANGARLSGKQAVVALGPWAPDLLDKLGYRLPLFVKRGYHMHYGTEGNAKLNNLLLDAEVGYVIAPMARGIRLTTGAEFALRDAAPTPIQLGKAEAAAKELFPLGDRRDPEPWKGARPCTPDMMPIIGKAPKHDGLYAGIGHAHHGFTLGPATGELLAQAMTGEKTAIDIKPFGMERFL